CTATCAATAATCTTTATTTTCACAATTATTCAAAGGTCGTACAGCTCATGCGGATTGCTATCAGCCTTCCGCCTTATAACGAGAATCTTGATGTTCAGCGCTATAATACGCTTGCAATCGCGTACCAAAATCTCAACCAACTCGATAGCACCATCTATTTCTTTAAGCGTACCCGGGAAATTGCGATTTCCATTGGCAATACCACATGGCCTTATATTGCGATAGGTAACCTGGGCAAGGTTTATCTGAAACAGGGTCGCTACCGTGAAGCCCTGAATATGATGATGCAGGAATATTTGAACAACCAGTCCAAAAGTCGCCACCGGACCATGGCACGGAATACCGCAATCGGTATCGCGTCTATTTGGCAAAAGTTTGGACAACAGGATAGTGTTTTACGTTATCTGAAGATCAGTGAGCAGTTGAATGCTTCGGTTGGCAATGGCGAGCCTATGTGGAAACACCAGCGAGACAAGCATTTTTACCTTAATTATTATCGGGTTTTTCATGATTATCACAAAACCCGGGGTAATATGGCCATGGCGTACAATTACCTCGATAGCCTGACCCGTCTCAGCAACGAAACCAACCTGATTTACAACAAAACAGAGACAAAGCTGGCTGAGGATCGCTTGAAAATACAGCAGCAACTGGCTGATATTTCAGAGCAGAAAGCCGACAAAGAAAGGATTCGTACGCGCTTACAATTCATCATTGGGATGGTGGGGCTGCTTGCAGTCATTCTGTCGCTGCTTTATTATCTGCTGAGGTTGAAGCATTCGAAGGACCGCCTGATCGCCGAAAAGGAACGGAAGATACAGCTTGCATTACAGGAAAAAACGGAGACAAAACTGATCCAGGCAAATGTTGAATTGGGAGAATATATGCAACATTTGAAAGAAAAAAGTGATCTGGTCGAATCATTTCGCTCACAAATTGACGAGCTCCGAAAGCTCCCGGATCCGGAAAACCAGCAACTCGACGATTTGATGAACCAGTTGGCCAACATAAAGCTGCTCACGCCGGATGACTGGAATGATTTCAGAAAGCGCTTCAATCAGGCATTCACCGGAGAGCTGGACCAGCTTAAGTTGAACTACGGAGACCTTACTGTTGCGGAAGAACGACTTTACGCGCTAGAAAAAATGAATGTATCCACCTCTCAAATCGCGTGGATGCTTGGAATATCGAAAGAATCGGTCAGGAAGGCCAGATACCGGCTTCGGAAAAAAATGCACCTTTAGTCAGCTGCTTTCAGCCTACCCTAAGTCATTATTTTCTTGTGTCGATGAATTCATAATTTTCAGTATTC
This Dyadobacter sp. UC 10 DNA region includes the following protein-coding sequences:
- a CDS encoding tetratricopeptide repeat protein, which produces MNQYFVLVLLLFLCLFFQNVSTAQQPDEFETVIRELASTLPSGRVIRTSRYVDSLRESKVSIAGVGYRLEKLSQKATLWNDQLLSSHVRFYQITKRGFQSALTPNDIIAEFDSARTYFEKSDDQRYTAVCHYYIGCQRYDQKQYGEAFYHHAKALELFEAVGFDKIPEMGKYLHVMAINNLYFHNYSKVVQLMRIAISLPPYNENLDVQRYNTLAIAYQNLNQLDSTIYFFKRTREIAISIGNTTWPYIAIGNLGKVYLKQGRYREALNMMMQEYLNNQSKSRHRTMARNTAIGIASIWQKFGQQDSVLRYLKISEQLNASVGNGEPMWKHQRDKHFYLNYYRVFHDYHKTRGNMAMAYNYLDSLTRLSNETNLIYNKTETKLAEDRLKIQQQLADISEQKADKERIRTRLQFIIGMVGLLAVILSLLYYLLRLKHSKDRLIAEKERKIQLALQEKTETKLIQANVELGEYMQHLKEKSDLVESFRSQIDELRKLPDPENQQLDDLMNQLANIKLLTPDDWNDFRKRFNQAFTGELDQLKLNYGDLTVAEERLYALEKMNVSTSQIAWMLGISKESVRKARYRLRKKMHL